A region from the Brachyspira hampsonii genome encodes:
- the pnp gene encoding polyribonucleotide nucleotidyltransferase, with protein sequence MVTVKSVFCGEELILETGLLAKQAHGSVTLRLGNTTILATVVAAKEPNLESDFFPLTVNYNEKYYAGGKIPGGFFKREAKPRDKEILISRIIDRPLRPLFPDGFRNEVQIIPTVLSVDTDMPTDALALIASSAALTISWIPFGGPVAAVRIGYKNGEYIINPKNSELHTSDLDIIVAGSKDAILMIEGEAKEVSEEVFIGAIELAHKEMQKYIDMQNEMASLCGTQKIEQELFEFDADLVKTVTEYGRAKIEAANYNPDKTKRNESMDNAFDEIEEYIKTTTEDEKLISQVKGICHSIEEEIVREAIVEKSMRPDGRALDEIRPISTMINLIPRVHGSALFTRGQTQCLSIVTLGSEKDAQLMDDIYGKENKTFMLHYNFPPFSVGEVGRYGAPGRREIGHGNLAERSFNAVLPSKDKFPYTVRVVAEILESNGSSSMATICASTMSLLSAGVPLNASVAGIAMGLATYKDGYKILTDIQGVEDHLGDMDFKVAGTRKGITAFQLDIKLTGISTQILKEALEQAKKARYFILDKIDATITSAGEISDFAPKYKTMNVNPEKIRVLIGPGGKNIKAIIEETGSDVEIQDSGVVNIFAPDTPTLDKTIKLINAYVKDPEVGEVYDGIVKDIKDFGAFIEILPGVEGLCHISELAYKHVMNVEEVLKIGDEVKVKILDVKGGKYSLSRKALLEKPADYVEEEHTKKEKKHGKKRF encoded by the coding sequence ATGGTAACAGTCAAAAGTGTATTTTGTGGAGAGGAGTTAATTTTAGAAACCGGACTTTTAGCTAAACAGGCACATGGTTCTGTAACCTTGAGGCTTGGAAACACAACCATATTAGCAACTGTTGTAGCAGCTAAAGAACCTAATTTAGAATCTGACTTTTTCCCTTTAACAGTAAATTATAATGAAAAATATTATGCAGGCGGTAAAATTCCGGGCGGTTTCTTCAAAAGAGAAGCAAAGCCTAGAGATAAAGAGATACTTATATCCCGCATCATAGACAGACCTTTAAGACCTCTTTTTCCTGACGGTTTTAGAAATGAAGTTCAAATAATACCTACAGTGCTTTCTGTAGATACCGATATGCCTACAGATGCTTTAGCTTTAATAGCTTCATCTGCAGCACTTACCATTTCTTGGATACCATTCGGGGGTCCGGTTGCCGCTGTAAGAATAGGGTATAAAAATGGAGAATATATTATCAATCCTAAAAATAGCGAGCTTCATACAAGCGATTTGGATATTATTGTAGCTGGAAGTAAAGATGCTATTTTAATGATTGAAGGAGAAGCAAAAGAAGTTTCTGAAGAAGTATTTATCGGAGCTATAGAATTAGCACATAAAGAAATGCAGAAATATATTGATATGCAAAATGAAATGGCTTCTCTTTGCGGAACACAAAAAATAGAACAGGAATTATTTGAATTTGATGCTGATTTGGTAAAAACAGTTACTGAATACGGAAGAGCAAAAATAGAAGCTGCCAACTATAACCCTGATAAAACTAAAAGAAATGAAAGTATGGATAATGCTTTTGACGAAATAGAAGAATATATCAAAACTACAACTGAAGATGAAAAATTAATATCTCAAGTTAAAGGTATTTGTCATTCTATAGAAGAGGAAATAGTAAGAGAGGCTATAGTAGAAAAATCTATGCGTCCTGACGGAAGGGCTTTAGATGAAATAAGACCAATAAGTACTATGATTAATTTAATACCTAGAGTGCATGGTTCTGCTCTTTTCACTAGAGGACAAACTCAATGTTTATCTATAGTTACTTTGGGAAGTGAGAAAGATGCTCAGTTAATGGACGATATATACGGCAAAGAAAATAAAACTTTCATGCTTCATTATAATTTCCCTCCATTTTCTGTGGGAGAAGTTGGAAGGTATGGTGCTCCGGGAAGAAGAGAAATAGGACATGGAAATTTGGCTGAAAGATCTTTCAATGCTGTACTTCCTTCTAAAGATAAATTCCCATACACAGTAAGAGTGGTTGCTGAAATATTAGAAAGTAACGGTTCTTCTTCTATGGCTACAATATGTGCTTCTACTATGTCATTACTTTCTGCAGGTGTTCCTCTTAATGCCAGCGTTGCAGGTATTGCTATGGGACTTGCTACTTACAAAGACGGCTATAAAATACTCACAGATATACAAGGTGTAGAAGATCATTTGGGTGATATGGACTTCAAAGTTGCAGGAACTCGTAAGGGTATAACTGCTTTCCAATTAGATATTAAACTTACAGGTATTTCAACTCAGATATTAAAAGAAGCATTAGAACAGGCTAAAAAAGCAAGATACTTTATACTTGACAAAATAGATGCTACTATAACTAGTGCCGGAGAAATTTCTGATTTTGCTCCTAAATACAAAACTATGAATGTTAATCCTGAAAAAATAAGAGTATTAATAGGACCGGGAGGAAAAAATATAAAAGCTATAATAGAAGAAACAGGAAGCGATGTAGAGATACAGGACAGCGGTGTAGTTAACATATTTGCTCCTGATACTCCTACTCTAGATAAAACTATAAAACTTATAAACGCTTATGTTAAAGATCCTGAAGTTGGCGAAGTTTATGACGGAATAGTTAAAGATATAAAAGATTTCGGTGCTTTTATTGAAATACTTCCGGGAGTAGAAGGACTTTGTCATATATCTGAACTTGCTTATAAACATGTTATGAATGTAGAAGAAGTTCTAAAAATAGGCGATGAAGTGAAAGTAAAAATATTGGATGTTAAGGGCGGCAAATATTCTTTAAGCAGAAAAGCATTGCTTGAAAAACCTGCTGACTATGTTGAAGAAGAACATACAAAAAAAGAAAAAAAACATGGTAAAAAAAGATTCTAA
- a CDS encoding helix-turn-helix domain-containing protein, producing the protein MCKEIDIGIKIKDIRTKKGILLKDLAKKCGISSSMLSQIEKGNANPSLNTIKSIAKELGVPIFQFFIEEDEKISKINILKEKDRKVMATREVTYELLSPEGSSNIEFIRMILNEKGLESSIEPMPHKGEEVAFLLSGKAEITISDQSAIMYPGDSIYIPALAPHKWKNLYDEESVIIFAVTPPEF; encoded by the coding sequence ATGTGTAAAGAAATAGATATTGGTATAAAAATAAAAGATATAAGAACAAAAAAAGGTATTTTACTAAAAGATTTAGCAAAAAAATGCGGAATATCATCATCTATGCTTAGTCAGATAGAAAAGGGAAATGCCAATCCTTCTTTAAATACTATAAAATCAATAGCTAAGGAATTAGGAGTACCTATATTTCAATTTTTTATAGAAGAAGATGAAAAAATAAGCAAGATAAATATTTTAAAAGAAAAAGACAGAAAAGTAATGGCAACTAGAGAAGTTACTTATGAATTACTATCACCTGAAGGCAGCAGCAATATAGAATTCATAAGAATGATATTAAATGAAAAGGGATTAGAATCTTCTATTGAGCCTATGCCGCATAAAGGAGAAGAGGTAGCCTTTTTATTAAGCGGAAAAGCAGAAATTACAATATCTGATCAATCAGCTATTATGTATCCGGGGGATTCTATATATATACCGGCATTAGCACCGCACAAATGGAAAAATTTGTATGATGAAGAGAGTGTTATAATTTTTGCCGTAACACCTCCAGAATTTTAA
- a CDS encoding bifunctional riboflavin kinase/FAD synthetase produces the protein MNRIINDFCKLPIKKDSIITIGKFDSVHRGHQKLIKYTVEYANKNNLISIAIVIKKKNVSIYNTEDNNALIKAMGINYIIVIDFLPEFYTMEAKEFFDKLIEYYRMKHIAVGDDFAFGKDRMGDKEFLKKYSKECGIGVSFINFLNYKKNKISSSNIREALSNGDVVSVNKMLGREYSMSGLVVHGNALGRKIGYPTANLEIPKNIFIPKMGVYSSTVRIGNSDTIYKALTFIGISNINKELRVESHILDFSKMIYGKKITVVLLKYIRDNIKVNSIDEVKKLLENDEKR, from the coding sequence ATGAATCGAATTATCAATGATTTTTGCAAACTCCCTATAAAAAAAGATAGTATAATAACAATAGGAAAATTTGACAGTGTGCATAGAGGGCATCAAAAACTAATAAAATACACGGTCGAATACGCCAATAAAAATAATTTAATATCAATAGCAATAGTTATCAAAAAGAAAAATGTATCAATATATAATACAGAAGATAATAATGCTTTAATAAAAGCTATGGGGATTAATTACATAATTGTTATTGACTTTTTACCAGAATTTTATACAATGGAAGCTAAAGAGTTCTTTGACAAACTCATAGAGTATTATCGTATGAAGCATATCGCTGTAGGAGATGATTTTGCATTTGGTAAAGATAGAATGGGAGACAAAGAATTTTTAAAGAAATATTCTAAGGAATGCGGTATAGGAGTAAGTTTTATTAATTTTCTTAATTATAAAAAAAATAAAATATCAAGCTCCAATATACGGGAAGCCCTTTCAAACGGCGATGTAGTTAGTGTAAATAAAATGCTTGGAAGAGAATATTCTATGAGCGGATTAGTGGTTCATGGAAATGCTTTAGGAAGAAAAATAGGATATCCTACTGCTAATTTAGAAATACCTAAAAATATTTTTATACCTAAAATGGGTGTATACAGTTCTACTGTAAGAATAGGTAATTCTGATACCATATATAAAGCTCTTACTTTTATAGGTATTAGTAATATCAATAAAGAATTAAGAGTAGAAAGCCATATACTAGATTTCTCTAAAATGATCTACGGTAAAAAAATAACTGTAGTATTACTAAAATATATTAGAGATAATATCAAAGTAAACTCTATAGATGAAGTTAAAAAATTATTAGAAAATGATGAAAAAAGATAA
- a CDS encoding GntP family permease: MGSMFVIFAIALSILVLITLTIFVKLHPFFALSISAFFFGIISGHSMLSIIDAYSSGLGGTISGIGIVIAIGTVMGALLEKSGAAETMAETILKITGKKNADIGLAVTGYFVSIPVFCDSAFVLLSPLAKRISKDTGGSMTTMAVALAMGLHATHMLVPPTPGPLAVAGILKANLGLVILLGMLVSIPVTIIGVLAGRYFGKKYYYLPNNIDNSISENADKKKLPSPIMSFSPIIVPIILMLLRTVAVLESAPLGKGVLYNTLDVLGQTIIALFIGLIISFFTYRSVNKNDKEVWTFDGIFGEALKTAGQIVLIVGAGGAFATVLKLSNLQDIVTSMFSGISVGIIVPFIIGAIFRTAIGSGTVGMITAASMLLPLVDVLGFNSPMGLVIAMLACAAGGFMVFHGNDDFFWVVTSTSEMKPEVAYKVFPLISILQALTALICVFILKLIFLRG; encoded by the coding sequence ATGGGTTCAATGTTTGTTATATTTGCTATAGCATTATCAATTTTAGTTTTGATAACACTGACCATATTTGTGAAATTGCATCCATTTTTTGCTTTGTCAATAAGTGCATTTTTTTTCGGCATAATATCAGGTCATTCTATGTTATCAATAATTGATGCCTATTCAAGCGGTTTGGGAGGAACTATATCCGGCATAGGAATAGTAATTGCAATAGGAACCGTTATGGGAGCTTTATTAGAAAAAAGCGGTGCCGCTGAGACAATGGCAGAAACTATATTAAAGATAACAGGAAAGAAGAACGCTGATATAGGTTTGGCAGTAACAGGATATTTTGTATCAATACCTGTATTTTGTGATTCAGCTTTTGTATTACTATCTCCATTAGCAAAAAGAATCAGTAAAGATACAGGAGGCAGTATGACTACAATGGCAGTAGCTTTGGCTATGGGACTTCATGCAACTCATATGCTTGTACCGCCTACACCGGGACCGTTGGCTGTTGCCGGTATATTAAAAGCTAATTTAGGTTTAGTTATATTGCTTGGTATGTTAGTATCTATACCTGTAACTATAATAGGAGTATTAGCAGGAAGATATTTCGGTAAAAAATATTATTATTTACCAAATAATATAGATAACAGTATATCTGAAAATGCAGATAAAAAGAAACTTCCTTCACCTATTATGAGTTTTTCTCCTATAATAGTACCTATAATTTTAATGCTTCTTAGAACAGTTGCAGTTTTAGAATCAGCACCTTTAGGAAAAGGAGTATTATATAATACTTTGGATGTACTAGGACAAACTATAATTGCACTATTCATAGGATTAATAATATCATTCTTTACTTATAGATCTGTAAATAAAAATGATAAAGAAGTATGGACATTTGACGGTATATTCGGAGAGGCTTTAAAAACAGCAGGACAAATAGTTTTAATAGTAGGAGCAGGAGGAGCTTTTGCTACAGTATTGAAATTATCTAATCTTCAGGATATAGTTACAAGTATGTTTTCTGGTATATCTGTGGGAATAATAGTTCCTTTTATAATAGGTGCTATATTTAGAACTGCTATAGGTTCAGGTACAGTTGGAATGATAACAGCTGCTTCTATGCTTCTTCCTTTGGTAGATGTATTAGGATTCAATTCACCTATGGGATTAGTAATAGCTATGCTTGCATGTGCCGCTGGAGGATTTATGGTATTTCATGGAAATGATGACTTCTTCTGGGTTGTTACTTCTACATCAGAAATGAAGCCGGAAGTAGCGTATAAAGTATTTCCTCTAATAAGCATACTACAAGCATTAACAGCATTAATATGTGTATTTATATTAAAACTAATATTTTTAAGAGGTTAA
- a CDS encoding C-GCAxxG-C-C family (seleno)protein — MKTNINIEECINDAKNMYGKGFGCSEAIIYALNKHFEFNLSDDAIAMSSSFLRGVGGSGCLCGAVAASSMCLGFLFGRREPNQKVDNCLRLSNEFHDSFKKEFKSTCCRVITKGMEQNSEERKKSCKDVVAFTTETTAKMIMRELNKN; from the coding sequence ATGAAAACAAATATCAATATCGAAGAATGCATTAATGATGCAAAAAATATGTATGGTAAAGGTTTCGGATGTTCAGAAGCTATAATATATGCTTTAAATAAGCATTTTGAATTTAATTTAAGTGATGATGCTATAGCTATGAGTTCATCATTTTTGAGAGGAGTTGGAGGAAGCGGATGCTTATGCGGTGCTGTTGCTGCCAGCTCTATGTGTTTGGGTTTTTTATTCGGAAGAAGAGAACCTAATCAGAAAGTAGATAATTGTCTTAGATTAAGTAATGAATTTCATGATAGTTTCAAAAAAGAATTCAAATCAACTTGCTGCCGAGTGATAACAAAAGGAATGGAGCAAAACTCAGAAGAAAGAAAAAAATCCTGCAAAGATGTTGTTGCTTTCACTACAGAAACTACAGCAAAAATGATAATGAGAGAATTAAATAAAAATTAA
- the dsdA gene encoding D-serine ammonia-lyase translates to MKDFTNDIIVSKLSKLEEIAWINKKEISFSEYEKNLPISDKQLDDAEERLKRFAPFIMKAFPETVKSNGIIESPLEPIFKMQSKLEEKYNTKIPGKLYLKLDSHLPVAGSIKARGGVYEVLKHAEDLAIDAGMLNINDDYSILADEKFKKFFSQYKIQVGSTGNLGLSIGITSAALGFEVIVHMSADAKQWKKDMLRSKGVTVIEYADDYGKAVEEGRKNSDADPKSYFIDDEKSIDLFLGYTVAARRLKKQLEEKGMDINEKNPLIVYIPCGVGGAPGGVAYGLKRIYKDNVYIFFIEPTLAPCMLLSLETSMHENISVKDIGINGITHADGLAVARASGLVSRIMEPILSGEFTIADYRLYDYLRCLNESENIQIEPSACASFQGPVELLKCEESKKYIDEKIGKNIENAYHICWSTGGSMVPKEDMDNFLKTYLK, encoded by the coding sequence ATGAAAGACTTTACAAATGATATTATAGTAAGTAAATTATCAAAATTAGAAGAAATTGCATGGATTAATAAAAAAGAAATTAGTTTTTCTGAGTATGAAAAGAATTTACCAATATCCGATAAGCAATTGGATGATGCAGAAGAACGTTTAAAAAGATTTGCTCCTTTTATAATGAAGGCTTTTCCTGAAACTGTAAAATCTAATGGAATAATAGAATCTCCTTTAGAGCCTATATTTAAAATGCAAAGCAAATTAGAAGAAAAATATAATACAAAAATACCCGGAAAATTATATTTAAAATTAGACAGTCATCTTCCTGTGGCAGGTTCTATTAAAGCTAGAGGCGGTGTTTATGAGGTATTAAAACATGCTGAAGATTTGGCAATAGATGCAGGAATGCTAAATATTAATGATGATTATTCTATATTAGCAGATGAGAAGTTTAAAAAGTTTTTTTCACAATATAAAATTCAAGTAGGCTCCACAGGAAATTTAGGACTTAGTATAGGAATAACAAGTGCTGCTTTAGGTTTTGAAGTAATAGTGCATATGTCTGCTGATGCAAAGCAATGGAAAAAAGATATGCTAAGATCCAAAGGTGTAACTGTAATTGAATATGCAGATGATTACGGTAAAGCTGTAGAAGAAGGAAGAAAAAATTCCGATGCTGATCCGAAAAGTTATTTTATAGATGATGAAAAATCTATAGATTTATTTTTAGGCTATACAGTAGCAGCTAGAAGATTAAAAAAGCAGCTTGAAGAAAAAGGTATGGATATAAATGAAAAAAATCCTTTAATAGTATATATACCTTGCGGAGTGGGAGGAGCTCCGGGAGGTGTTGCTTACGGATTAAAAAGAATATACAAAGATAATGTTTATATATTCTTTATAGAACCTACTTTAGCTCCTTGTATGTTATTAAGTTTAGAAACTTCTATGCATGAAAACATAAGCGTAAAAGATATAGGTATAAATGGTATTACTCATGCGGACGGACTTGCCGTAGCTAGGGCATCAGGACTAGTAAGCAGAATTATGGAGCCTATATTAAGCGGAGAGTTTACTATAGCTGACTACAGATTATATGATTATTTGAGATGTTTAAATGAATCTGAAAATATTCAAATTGAGCCTTCTGCTTGTGCATCTTTTCAAGGACCTGTAGAATTACTTAAATGTGAAGAAAGCAAAAAGTATATAGATGAAAAAATAGGTAAAAATATAGAAAATGCTTATCATATTTGCTGGTCTACAGGAGGAAGTATGGTTCCTAAAGAGGATATGGATAACTTCCTTAAAACTTATCTTAAATAA
- a CDS encoding ankyrin repeat domain-containing protein, whose protein sequence is MKNKIILILMATLIIVITSYAANNESNNDKVKESIMNNIETDNTLIEPDKEADEYTEEIKEEMRDSTFNESNNEKLKNTSMTNEIIMPSDELLKLLERNKNKTDVAEMIELINEGGINAASKGDLIIGNVTHYTNSTPLMIASSYGHYDIAKALIDNGALVNLRADDGFNALMEAVRTDNIEMAKLLIEHDSDINIKNKDGKNMIILACENGNEEMFNLLVENNADINEKSSWGASALIYASEKGNINIMQYLIDNGIDVNGKADDNGDTPLLWAVTGENPYEASKLLIENGADVNATNDGGVAPASILAASTPKVVKLLKDNGADLDTKFLDYYPPIAIAAGAGNLEIVKALVENGADVNYYPNDINYTAIFHAIDQHNYEVAEYLFKNGVDLNIKMKPDNDYGRSIKESYNVLEYAEAIQDKKMINIVSKYYKKKK, encoded by the coding sequence ATGAAAAATAAAATCATTCTCATTCTGATGGCAACTCTAATTATAGTAATAACTTCATATGCAGCAAATAATGAAAGCAATAATGATAAAGTAAAAGAAAGCATCATGAATAATATAGAAACAGATAATACATTAATAGAGCCTGACAAAGAAGCTGATGAATATACTGAAGAAATAAAAGAAGAAATGAGAGATAGTACATTTAATGAAAGTAATAATGAAAAATTAAAAAACACATCAATGACAAATGAAATAATAATGCCAAGCGATGAATTATTAAAACTATTAGAAAGAAATAAAAATAAAACAGACGTAGCTGAAATGATTGAATTGATAAATGAGGGCGGTATAAATGCTGCTTCAAAAGGTGATCTTATTATAGGTAATGTTACACACTATACTAATTCTACCCCTTTAATGATAGCTTCATCATATGGGCATTATGATATAGCAAAAGCTTTGATTGATAATGGGGCTTTAGTTAATTTAAGAGCAGACGATGGATTTAATGCTTTAATGGAAGCTGTAAGAACTGATAATATAGAGATGGCAAAATTATTAATAGAACATGACTCTGATATAAATATAAAAAATAAAGACGGCAAAAATATGATTATACTTGCATGTGAAAACGGCAATGAAGAAATGTTTAATTTATTAGTAGAAAATAATGCAGATATAAATGAAAAATCATCATGGGGAGCATCTGCACTTATTTATGCTTCTGAAAAAGGTAATATTAATATAATGCAATATTTAATAGATAATGGAATAGATGTTAATGGAAAAGCTGATGATAACGGGGATACTCCATTACTTTGGGCTGTTACAGGAGAAAATCCTTATGAAGCTTCAAAACTTTTAATAGAAAATGGTGCAGATGTAAATGCTACAAATGATGGCGGAGTTGCTCCTGCTAGTATACTTGCCGCATCTACTCCTAAAGTGGTAAAACTCTTAAAAGATAATGGTGCCGATTTAGATACAAAATTTTTAGATTATTATCCACCTATAGCAATTGCTGCAGGTGCGGGTAATTTAGAAATAGTTAAGGCATTGGTTGAAAATGGGGCTGATGTGAACTATTATCCTAATGATATAAACTATACTGCGATATTTCATGCTATAGACCAACATAATTATGAAGTTGCTGAATATTTATTTAAAAATGGTGTTGATTTAAATATAAAAATGAAACCTGATAATGACTATGGCAGAAGTATAAAAGAAAGCTACAATGTTTTAGAATATGCTGAGGCTATTCAGGATAAAAAAATGATTAATATAGTAAGCAAATATTATAAAAAGAAAAAATAA
- a CDS encoding phosphoenolpyruvate carboxykinase (GTP), protein MKVEDLKHEKLKAWIKEVADMCQPKDIYVCDGTKEEYDNCMNGLVELGLAKPLTKRPHSHSFRSDPSDVARVEDRTFISYPDKEDAGPTNHWMAPDELKGTMKELYKGCMKNRTMYVIPFSMGPVGSPIAKIGVEITDSPYVVCNMHIMTRVGTKVLEVLGSNGEFIPCLHSVGAPLADGQKDTKWPCAPIEKKYISHFPDENLIWSYGSGYGGNALLGKKCFALRIASAMARREGWMAEHMLILRLTNPEGKRFHIAAAFPSACGKTNLAMLQPTIPGWKCETIGDDIAWMKINQDDGRLYAINPEAGFFGVAPGTSYDSNPMAMESIKENTIFTNCVETDDGDVWWEGMGEAPKHGIDWKGNDWTPESGEKGAHPNARFTAPARQCPVICPDWEDPKGVPIDIFIFGGRRASVMPLVHESYNWDHGVFMGSTAASETTAANIGAVGALRFDPFAMLPFAGYNMGDYMNHWLEMGDKLGSKAPRIFYVNWFRKNADGKWLWPGFGDNSRVLKWMCERVEGKIDAVDTPIGKMPKEGDLDLKGLDIPEADFKELMRVDVEAWKDQANQIEAHYAKFGSRLPARLKKQLEELRARLSK, encoded by the coding sequence ATGAAGGTTGAAGATTTAAAACATGAGAAGCTTAAAGCTTGGATTAAAGAAGTAGCAGATATGTGTCAGCCAAAAGATATATATGTATGTGATGGAACTAAAGAAGAATATGATAATTGTATGAATGGCTTAGTAGAATTAGGTTTAGCAAAACCTTTAACTAAAAGACCTCACAGCCATTCTTTTAGAAGCGATCCTTCAGATGTAGCACGTGTTGAAGATAGAACTTTTATTAGTTATCCAGATAAAGAAGATGCAGGTCCCACTAATCACTGGATGGCTCCAGATGAATTAAAAGGCACTATGAAAGAATTATACAAAGGCTGTATGAAAAACAGAACTATGTATGTAATTCCTTTCTCTATGGGTCCTGTAGGTTCTCCTATTGCTAAAATAGGTGTAGAAATTACTGACAGCCCTTATGTTGTTTGTAACATGCATATAATGACTAGAGTAGGTACTAAAGTATTAGAAGTATTAGGTTCAAACGGTGAGTTTATACCTTGCTTACACTCTGTAGGTGCTCCTCTTGCTGACGGTCAAAAAGATACTAAATGGCCTTGTGCTCCAATAGAAAAAAAATATATTTCTCACTTCCCAGATGAAAACTTAATTTGGTCTTATGGATCTGGTTACGGCGGAAACGCTTTGCTTGGTAAAAAATGTTTCGCTCTTCGTATCGCTTCTGCTATGGCTAGAAGAGAAGGCTGGATGGCAGAACACATGCTTATCTTACGCTTAACTAATCCGGAAGGCAAAAGATTCCATATTGCTGCTGCATTCCCAAGTGCTTGCGGTAAAACTAACCTTGCAATGTTACAGCCTACAATCCCTGGTTGGAAATGTGAAACTATAGGTGATGATATTGCTTGGATGAAAATAAATCAAGATGACGGAAGACTTTATGCTATTAACCCAGAAGCTGGTTTCTTTGGAGTAGCTCCTGGTACTTCTTATGATTCTAACCCTATGGCTATGGAATCTATCAAAGAAAATACAATATTTACTAACTGTGTAGAAACAGATGACGGCGATGTATGGTGGGAAGGTATGGGAGAAGCACCTAAACATGGTATAGATTGGAAAGGTAATGATTGGACTCCAGAAAGCGGAGAAAAAGGTGCTCATCCTAATGCCAGATTTACTGCTCCTGCTAGACAATGTCCTGTAATTTGTCCGGATTGGGAAGATCCTAAAGGTGTACCTATAGATATATTCATCTTCGGTGGAAGAAGAGCTTCTGTTATGCCTTTAGTACATGAATCTTATAACTGGGATCATGGTGTATTTATGGGTTCTACTGCTGCTAGTGAAACTACTGCTGCTAATATCGGTGCAGTTGGTGCTTTAAGATTTGACCCATTTGCTATGCTTCCATTTGCAGGATATAACATGGGAGATTACATGAATCACTGGCTTGAAATGGGAGATAAATTAGGAAGTAAAGCTCCTAGAATCTTTTATGTAAACTGGTTCAGAAAAAATGCTGACGGTAAATGGTTATGGCCTGGATTCGGTGATAACTCAAGAGTATTAAAATGGATGTGTGAAAGAGTTGAAGGTAAAATTGATGCTGTTGACACTCCTATAGGTAAAATGCCTAAAGAAGGCGATTTAGACCTTAAAGGTTTGGATATACCAGAAGCTGATTTCAAAGAACTTATGAGAGTTGATGTTGAAGCTTGGAAAGATCAGGCTAATCAAATTGAAGCTCATTATGCTAAATTCGGTTCAAGACTTCCAGCTAGACTTAAAAAACAATTAGAAGAATTAAGAGCTAGATTAAGCAAATAA
- the rpsO gene encoding 30S ribosomal protein S15, with protein sequence MSITADEKAKIIKEFGKNEHDTGSTEVQVALLTNRITYLKGHFQTHTKDNHSRMGLLKMVAKRRKLLNYLRKTDIEAYKNLIQRLKLRK encoded by the coding sequence ATGTCTATCACAGCAGACGAAAAAGCAAAAATAATAAAAGAATTTGGTAAGAATGAACATGATACAGGCTCTACAGAAGTACAAGTAGCACTTTTAACTAATCGTATAACTTATTTAAAAGGTCATTTCCAAACTCATACTAAAGATAATCATTCAAGAATGGGACTTCTTAAAATGGTTGCTAAAAGAAGGAAACTTCTTAACTATTTAAGAAAAACTGATATAGAAGCTTATAAAAATCTTATACAAAGATTAAAATTAAGAAAATAA